One genomic window of Vulgatibacter sp. includes the following:
- a CDS encoding DUF2917 domain-containing protein, translating to MRFLSLLRSRVAPVFRIHLQLAERQVWSHEVEGVGFFVRCDSGSIWLTDAEGADRILRPGDRWGSTRKGTVVVEALARSRLELQIAGVGPVRGVERRDEL from the coding sequence ATGAGGTTCCTTTCGCTTCTCCGCTCCCGGGTCGCCCCCGTCTTCCGCATCCACCTCCAGCTGGCAGAGCGGCAGGTCTGGTCCCACGAGGTGGAGGGGGTCGGCTTCTTCGTCCGCTGCGACAGCGGCTCGATCTGGCTCACGGACGCCGAGGGCGCCGACCGCATCCTCCGCCCCGGCGATCGCTGGGGCTCCACCCGCAAGGGCACGGTGGTGGTGGAGGCGCTCGCCCGGAGCCGCCTCGAGCTGCAGATCGCCGGCGTGGGCCCGGTCCGGGGCGTTGAGCGAAGGGACGAGCTGTGA